From the genome of Sphingobacterium sp. UGAL515B_05:
TCCCCAGTTGTCTGCCATACCAAAAAGCCCATGCAGGACAATTAATGGAGTGCCACCGTTTTCTGCGCCATATATTTTGCTGTGTTGTAATTCTTTCAATGTCATGCTATCTATTATTGCAATTTTAACCTCACTGTGACGTATATATGTAGCGAAGTTAGCTTTTGTTGGTGATTTTTTGATCGAAATTATGTAAAACATTTATATAAATCCCACTTATTCCCATCTTGTCGCTCTTATCAAAATGGTAGCATTTGGTGATTTATTGGTAGTTCATCGCCGTCCTTAATTTTGTGTAAACTTAATTCATAAAATAGATGAGCAATCCCAATGTTTATTAAGACAACTAAGCAAGAAGTAAGGGATGGATGACACATGTTTGGATAGTAAAAGTCTTTCCAATGTTTGGTGTCTCTCAAAATAGTTATCAAAACAGTTAACAGAGAATAGATGAGTTGGAGAGCATGTTAAGAAAGAAGCCGAATTTTGAAAATGGGAATAAAATTTTTGGTAAAAGTGATTTTCATCACTTTTTTGTTGGGAAGAATAAGCTACTTTTACTGCTGTAGCCATTTATCCAGTAAGATTAGTCTTTGGTATTGGTAAAAATTATTAGCCATAAAAATATATTATTTGGGGGTTTTCTCGTTATGAGAGGCCCCTTAATTTTTTTTACAACCTCTAGTTCCGAGATGAAGGGACTATACACTCCACCGCAAGCTTGAAGTCTTGTTTTGAAGAAAATAGGTCTTTTCGATAGCTTTCAATAACTTGTTCGAAAAGACCTATAGGTGCCTTCTTAATTACTGCTTAGTAAATTGCATTCTGCGCCGTTAATATAACAGGAGCGCCATCAGTAACGAGAATTGTATGTTCATGTTGTGCCATGAATCCACCTTTGTCTCCAACCATTGTCCAGCCATCGTTGAGTTCGGTCGCGTATGTGGAGGTCGTTGAAATAAAGGTTTCAATAGCAACAACGGTATTTTTTCGAAATCTCCGTTGGTCGAAGCGATTTTTATAGTTAAGCAATTCATCGGGTTCCTCGTGCAGACTTTTTCCTACACCATGTCCGCCAAGGTTCTTGATGACTTTATAACCTCTTTTTTTCGCTTCAGTTTCTATGAGATGCCCAATATCGGCTATTTTCACACCACCACGAATAGTATTGATTGCCTTTTGAAGAATTTCTTTTGATGCTTTTACCAATTTTTCGTGTTGAAATATGTCCTTTCCTATGACAAAGGAACAACCATTATCGGCCCAATATCCATCCAGTTCGGCAGATACATCGATATTGATCAAATCACCTTCTTGCAATAGTCTTTCCGCAGTAGGTATTCCGTGGCAAAACTCGTTGTTTATACTGATACAGGTGTAACCTGGGAAACCATAGGTAAGAGCAGGAGCAGAATTTGCACCCATGCTTTTTAATATTTCGGCTCCGTATTCGTCAAGCTCTTTCGTGGACATACCCACTTGAGCATGTGCTATCATAGCTTTTAAGGTGATGGCAACGGCATCGCTCGCTTTTTGTATGCCTGTTAGCTCTGTTTCATTCGTTATAGACATCGCTGATGTTTTTATTGTGGAGCAGGTGAGCTCTGTTTTTTATTTAGTTATTTATAACCACCCGAAACAAATGATTGAAGGTCATTTTGTTTTAATCGGATATAAACCAGTACAAAGGTCTTAATAAATTTGAATAAAATAGACATTTGCTTGTGATTAGAAGTAAATATACTTTGTTTGGGCGTTAAAAGTCTAGTAACAAATGTTGAAAGCCATTGTGTTTTTGTCCTAGTTTTTATTGTTTTAGTCTTTTATTTTAATGTTTAGACATTTATTTTTTTATGTATCTTTACATAACT
Proteins encoded in this window:
- the map gene encoding type I methionyl aminopeptidase; translation: MSITNETELTGIQKASDAVAITLKAMIAHAQVGMSTKELDEYGAEILKSMGANSAPALTYGFPGYTCISINNEFCHGIPTAERLLQEGDLINIDVSAELDGYWADNGCSFVIGKDIFQHEKLVKASKEILQKAINTIRGGVKIADIGHLIETEAKKRGYKVIKNLGGHGVGKSLHEEPDELLNYKNRFDQRRFRKNTVVAIETFISTTSTYATELNDGWTMVGDKGGFMAQHEHTILVTDGAPVILTAQNAIY